TTTAGAATATCTATCGCTTCTGTATAGCTTACTCTTTTGAAATTATTTTCCAAAATAAAACGAAGCTTCTCGCGAAGTTTCATCTCACTGCGCTCGTCCTGTGGTTTGTTCTTTTCTTCCTCCAGCAGACGATTTTCAAGAAACTCAAGATCATCGGCACAGTTTTCCAAAGCATAATTTATTACATACTTTATAAAATCTTCTGCCAAATCCATATTAGCGTCAAGGTCATTAAATGCTACCTCTGGCTCAATCATCCAAAACTCAGCCAAGTGGCGGCTGGTGTTTGAGTTTTCAGCTCTAAACGTTGGGCCGAAGGTATAAACCTTTCCGAGCGCCATTGCGTAGGTTTCAGCTTCCAACTGGCCACTTACGGTTAGGTTGGCTTCTTTTTCAAAGAAATCTTCTTTATAATTTACGTTGCCGTTTTCATCAAGGGGCGGATTTTTGGCATCCAAAGTAGAAACACGGAACATTTCACCCGCACCTTCGGCATCGCTTCCAGTGATTACTGGAGAGTGCATATAATAAAAACTGTTTTTCTGAAAATATTCGTGCACTGCAAATGCTAGTTTGGAGCGCATACGCATCACTGCGCCAAATGTGTTGGTCCTAATTCGCAAATGGGCCTGTTCACGCAAAGTCTCCAGGGAGTGTCGTTTTGGTGAAAGTATGGTCAGTTTTACATCTTCAGGATTGGCCTCACCCAAAACCGTCAATTTTGAAACTTGGATTTCCACAGTTTGCCCTTGCCCTTGGCTTTCTACTAGCGCACCCTTTACTTCAATGGCGGCGCCCACGGTTACTTTTTTGAGAAGTTCTTCGTCAAAATTTTCAAAATCCACCACACATTGCAGTGTTTTTATGGTAGAACCATCGTTTAGTGCGATGAACCGGTTACTTCGGAAAGAGCGCACCCATCCGCGTACCATAACTTCGTGGTGGGTCGGGTCGCTGTTCAATAACTCAACTATTGTTTTGTATTGCATAGTCTTATTTTAAGAGGAGCAAATATACTTCAAAAAAAACGCAAATAAGAAAATACCAAATTCCAAAATGTAGCTTTTTAGATAGCTTAGGTACGCTTTGCTATTTAAAATAGTTTATTCTTCTTCGTCTGTTAAAATCTCGATGGCTGGTTTTTTCATCGTTTCTTTGTTTGCAATGCTTCTTTCCAAAGAAAGTAGGAGCGTGGGCAATAACAAAAGATTGGAAAGCATTGCGAAAAGTAAGGTTATGGAAACCAAGGCGCCCAAGGCCACTGTTCCTCCAAAACTGGATATGGTAAACACCGAAAACCCAAAGAAAAGCACGATGGAAGTATAAAACATGCTTACCGCTGTTTCCCGCAAGGCTGCAAACACAGATTTTTTGATCTTCCAATTGTTTGCTATTAGTTCTTGCCTGTACTTGGCGAGAAAGTGAATGGTATCGTCCACCGATATTCCAAACGCAATGCTGAACACCAAAATAGTGGAGGGTTTAATGGGTACGCCCACAAAGCCCATAACCCCAGCCGTTATTATTAACGGGAGCAGGTTTGGGATCAAGGAGATTAAAATCATTTTAAAGCTGCGGAACATCCAGGCCATGAAAATCGCAATCAGCAAAATTGCCAAGGAAAGTGAAAGAATCAAATTGTTAACCAAATAGCGTGTTCCTTTTTGGAATACCAACGCTTTTCCGGTAACCGAAACATTATAACGTTCAGATGGAAATACCTTGTCTATTTCTTTATGTAGGTCTTCCTCTATACGCCCAAACCTATCTGGCTCGGTATCTTTCATAAATGTGGTAATACGGGCAAATTGGCCTGTGCTATCCACGTAGCTGTTCAGCAAATTGGTATCTGTATTGCTACTTTTGGCATAGCTGAGTATAAAAGTCTTCTCTTGGCTATTGGGCAATTGGTAGTATTCAGGATTGCCATTGTAATAGGCTTGTTTGGAGTATTTTACCAATTCAACTACCGAAAGCGGTTTCGCAAACTCAGGAATCTCCTTAATATGCTCCTGTAGCTCGTCAATTCGCTTTAAGGTAGAAAGACTCATAACGCCTTTTTTCTTCTTTGTATCCACCATTATTTCCAAAGGCATGATACCTTCGTATTCTTTTTCAAAAAAGCGGATGTCATCAAAAAAGCCCGTATTTTTAGGCATATCCTCAATAAGGCTACCCGAAATTTTAATATTGTAAATTCCAATGATACTTCCGCAGAGTAACAATACCGCCAATATATAAATAGTGATTCGGCGTTCCTTCACCATTCGCTCAATCCAGTTCACAAAACCATTTATCCACGTTTTGTTCAAATGTTTCAAGTGCTTGTCTTTTGGCACAGACATATAGCTGTAGATAATGGGTATAATTAGCAGGCTCAGTAAAAAGATGGCCACAATATTGATGGAGGCCACAATACCAAACTCACTCAACAATTCGCTCTTCACTAATATAAAAGTAGCAAATCCCGAAGCCGTTGTAAGGTTGGTCATGAGGGTTGCGTTCCCCACTTTTGCAATTACCCGTTGTAATGATTTTGCTTGGTTTCCATGTAATTTTATCTCCTGCTGGTATTTGTTTATAAGAAAAATACAGTTCGGTATCCCAATTACAATAATCAAAGGAGGTATAAGTGCCGTAAGTACTGTAATTTCATAATGCATCAGCCCTAAGAAGCCAAAAGCCCACATCACCCCAATAATTACCGTACACATAGATATAAACGTAGCACGCCAAGAACGGAAAAAGAAGAAAAAGATAAGCGAAGTAACAAAAAGCGCTGCGCCAATAAACAGCCCAATCTCGTCAATAATGCTTTGTGAGTTCAGCGTGCGTATATAGGGCATCCCCGAAGTATAAACGGTTACCCCAGTTTCCTTTTCAAACTTTTTAATGAGCGGTATTAAATCATGAATCACAAAATCCTTCCGCGCAGGCGTATTTACAATGTCTTTCTTCATGTAAATAGCAGAACGGATGCTTTGTTTATCGGGGCTATAAATTAGGCCGTCGTAAAATGGAAGTTTATTAAACAGTTCATCTTTATATTCCGCAAGATTTTCATCGGTAAATATCGAATCCTTTATAAACGGAACCAATTCAAAGCCCGTGGTGTCGGTTTTCTTTTCAAGTTTTTGAAGATTGCCTATAGATAGGGTAAGCTCCACCTCATTGTACTTGCCAATATCCTTTGAAAGTTGGTTCCACGCCTTAAACTTTTTAGGCGTAAAGATGGTAGAATCCTTCACACCCATAACAATCAAGTTGCCTTCCTCGCCAAAATGCGAAAGAAACTGATCGTATTCAAGGTTAATGGGGTGGTCATCCGGAAGTAAATTTGCCTCCGTATAGGTAAAGCGCATGTTCTTCCACTGTAGTGCCAGTAGCACTGTAATTCCTGCAATAACAATTAATATCCCGGTACGGTTTCTTAAAATAAAGCGGGCCACCCAGCTCCAAAAACCAATGCTAAAAAGTTTGTTCAAAGCAATTTTTTATAGACCTGGCAAAGGTACGTATTTGCAATAAGTAAGAAATTTATTTTCAGGGTATTTTAGGAAGATGAGGGAGTTCCATTTTTTTACTAACTTCTGCCACGAATGAAAACAACTGTGGACCTCCTACGGCACGGTGTACAATATAAAAGGAAACAAAGGCCTCGCCATTCAGCTTTTGGATGGAAAGAAATTTCTTATAGGTACCCAAAAACCCGAAGAACTTATAGAGGTGCTTCAGAATATTAAAAAATAAAATATACATTGTATGACATTTACCTATTCCATCTGCCACCCTCAAAGGGAAGAATTAGAATATAAAAACGAACCCTTAATGAGACATCAAGTTCTTGAGATAGCCAAAAACTATCCATGGCAATCACAAATGAAAATCGTAGAAGCTTTGCCACCGGAAAAACTTTGCTATAATCCCTCTTTAGATTTTACCTGTACTGATAATAAAAAGAGTTTCTGCCTTACAGCCAATTATGATAAGGATAAAAATATAGAGTTCTCACTGTGGTATAATAGACCTAAGAAAGTCAAAATCCTTTTTGGTTTACTGGGAGAAAAAGAAAAAATGAGCGTGGATGATGTTTGGTCTGTAAGTTTTAATAAATCAATGGAATATTTGGAGCATTTTGTAAACGGAAATTATAAGCTGATTGAGTCTTTGTACACAAAGTAAGTTTGCCATTCAGTATTATTGTATGTGATAGGGAAAGATTCTCAATCTTTTTTCGTTGCCATACCCTAACCATTTCCCATTCCCCTTGCAATAGCTTGTTTTTCTTATGATGCTCCTGTCCGTATCGGAGAAAACTGCGTCCGTATCGGAGAAAACTATCATAACTTTAAAATGATTTCGTACCCTGAGCGGAGTCGAAGGGTAGGACAATCAAAAGAAATTGATGTTTCCACATAAAATCCGCACCGTATCGGTTAGAACACCTGTCGTATAGGTTAGAGTTGGCGTCGTATAGGTTAGAGTTGGTGTCGTATCGGTTAGAACTAGCGTCGTATAGGTTAGAGTAAGCGTCGTATCGGTTAGAACTGCCGTCGTATCGGTTAGAATAAGCGTCGTATAGGACAGGGTGAATAATTTTACGAATAGAGTATTCATCTGCACGCATAGACTTGGCGTCTCCACGGATGGAGTTAGCGTCTGCACAGATAGAATTGCCGTCTGCACTCATAGAGTTAGCGTCTGCGCATATAGAATTGCCGTCTGCACGCATAGAACTGCCGTCTGCACGCATAGAGTTAGCGTCTGCACGCATAGAACTGCCGTCTGCACGCATAGAATTGCCGTCTGCACGCATAGAACTGCCGTCTGCACTCATAGAGTTAGCGTCTGCACGCATAGAATTGCCGTCTGCACGCATAGGGTGAATAAATAAATTTAGGGTAAAACGAAGCGAACGGCCAAAGGCCAAGGGCTAAAAGCAAAAACCGCCCTACACCTTAAGGTAGAAGGTAAACTTGAACGAAATATTATCTGAGAATTTTGGAAGGTTGTAGTAACCGTAGCGGTAAGCCGCACTAAGCCCAAACCCAAAGAGAATTTTATTTATTTCAAAACCAGTTTCGTTATAAAGCTGGTCCAGCGTATCAAAAGGGATTCCAAAATGTTGGTCCCTATTGCTCATATCGCCCAGGGCATGGCGCGTAATCAGCACCAGCTCCGGCTTCCATTTTTCCGTAAGCTTGAATCTGCGCAAACTGTGCTTTACCTGTAGCGTAGTAAGCCTATCCGAAAAGAATTCACCAAAATACATCGTCTCAAAGCTCTGCACACCCGCCACCGAAAAACGCTGCAACACCTCATCTTTAGTAGGTTGGTTAGGGTAGGAGTGAAACAAATGCGTAAGTGGAACATCGCCCGTTGCCAAAGACCCTTCCAAAAGTATGTTGGTAGAAGAGAGGTCTGTGCGTTTTATATAATAATCCAACTTTAGCCCAAATTTTGTATAGTTAAAATCGCTTTCCACCACACCTTTAACCCCTTGGGTAATCTGCGCACTTATCTTTGGAAAACCATCAAAATATTCCTTGGTGCCATCTTCATTAGTAAAGAAATTTGTTTTCGGACTTATCCTGACAGAAACCGTAGCTTCGGCTAACTGGTAATCTCTATAGGGCACGCCGTCGTTTATGTAGTAATAATTTTCAATATTTTCCACATTGCTGAGTTCCAAGCGAACTTCTGCCAAAATTTTCGGCGAAAGCTCACTTGCAATGCTCGTAAACCATTTTCGGTATTTATAAAATTGGGTGATATTGACTAGTCGCGGTTCAAAAATGGAATAGACACGGGCATCGGTCAAATAATCAAAAGTTCCAATTTCTTTTACATCATCGGCATAATATACACTCACCCAAGCTTTCTTTTCTTTATTTACACGCGCACTTACGCCTACCCCGTATTTTGAGGTTTTATCCTTAAAGCCATACGCATAATAACCGCCAAGTTTGTAGTTTTTAAAAAGCTTATCATTGGTAAGTCCCCCAATACCCAAACGCAATCCTTCGTAATTGTTCAGTTTAATTAAGGTTTTCAGGTCAATGTCAAAAAACCCCACGGGATAATACCCTGAAGAAAGTGGATGGTCTTTTTTGTCTTCAACCCCTGCGATGGTATCCTTGTCTGTTTTTATAGCCGGTTCCTGCGCAAAGGCAAAGATGGCAATACTGAAAAAGACAGGAAAAAGAAGTTTTCGCATTCGGAAGGGTTAGTTTTTAACCATTTAAAAGTAAAGAGAAAGCGGCTATTATGCCGCTTTATTATATTTAGTTTAACGAAAATGTGGGTTACACCGTCATTATTTCCTTTTCTTTCTTGGCCAGGATTTCATCAATCTTTTTAATGTGCGCATCAGTCATTTCTTGTATGTCGTCTTCAAGGCTTTTTTTCAAATCTTCTGAAATATCCAACCCTTTTATGTCTTGGTTAGCAACCTTTCTATCGTTACGTACACCAATTTTTGCTTCTTCTGCAGCAGCTTTGGCTTGTTTTGCCAACTCCCTTCTGCGTTCTTCGGTTAGGGGCGGCACGTTAATAATTACACTTTCACCATTGTTCATAGGGTTAAAACCAATATTGGCAAGATGGATTCCACGCTCTATTTCAGGGATCATTTGCTTTTCCCAAGGCTGTATGCTAATGGTCATTCCGTCAGGAGTGCTCACGTTTGCCACTTGGCTCAATGGCGTAGGGCTGCCATAATAATCTACCATTACGCTACCCACCATAGATGGTGAAGCCTTTCCGGCACGAATGTTTACCAATTCCTTTTCAAGATGCTTTAGCGCCTTGCCCATAGCTTCTTTGGTGCCTTCAATTATAATATCTATTTCGTCTTCCATAACATGCCCGCGAAAACGGGTATCTTTTGATTAAACTTAAATTATTTTTCTACAAATTCACTTTAGTGCCAATCTTTTCACCGGAAACAACTTTTAAAAGATTCCCTTTTGTATTCATATCAAAAACAATGATTGGCAATTCATTTTCTTGGCTTAAAGTGAAAGCCGTTGTATCCATTACTTTTAACCCTTTTTGCAGCACATCCTCAAAACTGATAAAATCAAATTTTGTTGCCTGCTTGTCCTTTTCAGGGTCGCTGGTGTAAATACCATCCACGCGGGTCCCCTTCAAAATCACATCTGCGCCAATCTCAATAGCTCTTAAAACCGCTGCGGAATCTGTTGTAAAATAAGGATTCCCTGTACCGCCCCCAAAAATAACTACGCGGCCTTTCTCCAAATGTCTAATTGCTTTTCTGCGAATAAATGGCTCTGCAACCTCATTAATGTTAATCGCGCTCTGTAAGCGTGTGGGCACATCTTCATTTTCCAAAGCACTCTGCAGCGCAAGCCCGTTGATTACGGTAGCGAGCATCCCCATATGGTCACCCTGCACGCGATCCATACCGCTGCTGGCTCCCGCCAAACCTCTAAAGATATTTCCGCCGCCAATAACAATGGCCACTTCCACGCCTTTATCGGTTATTTGTTTTATTTCGTGGGCGTATTCCTTAAGTCGAACGGCATCTATTCCGTATTGCTGTTCGCCCATCAAGGCCTCGCCGGAAAGTTTTAAAAGAATTCTTTTGTACTGCATAGTTTGGGTTTGCTGTGGCAAAAATAAAGAAAATTATTGATGCTATGGAAGGAATTAAAAAAGTAGTTTTTCTATTTATAAGTACGCAACTGCAAAAAAAGTTTGGGTTTATTGATGACATTCGGCTTCGGTATACGATGTAAGCATGTTCAGAAAGATATAATCCTTAAAATTTCAAAATTATGAAAGCAATCTTACTTTATTTTTTTCTTGGGGCTACTACATTGATGATTTCCCAAAATACAGGAAAACTATTACCTCCATCAAGCCCTTCATTTCATCCTGCAAATATTCAAAAAACAGAGTGTATTACCGATTCGCAACGGCAAGAGTTGCGGGAGAAAATAGCGATGAATAAGCAATTAATACTTCAGAAAAACCCAAACGCATTTCATCGTAGCAGTGCATCACCTTTGTTTATTTTGCCAATTCGTCCCAAAGCGGGCTTTGATGATTACGGGTATCACATTGTAAACAATCAAGTGGACCACGACCCAACTCCCAACGGAAACCTTTTGGATTATGAATGTGGTGAACGAACTTATGATTGGAGCAATGGCAACCATGAAGGTACAGATTATGTACTTTGGCCTTACCCCTGGAAACGCATGCAGGAAGAAATCATGGAAGTTATTGCCGCAGCGCCAGGAATTATTATCGATAAACGCGATGGCAACTTTGACTTAAATTGTGAAAACAACGGAAATCCAAATTGGAACGGTATCATCATAGAGCATTCAGACGGTTCGCAGGCATGGTATTGGCATTTTAAGGATGGAGCCATCACTTCAAAAAACATTGGCGATACCGTTGCAGAAGGCGAATATTTGGGCGCTGCGGGCAGCTCTGGTAGTAGCACAATTCCTCATTTGCATTTTGAAATCTATGATGCAAACAATAACTTGATAGATCCATATGAAGGGCCTTGCAATAACATGAATGCGGAGAGTTGGTTTGTGAATCAGCCAGATTATTACGTTCCCGAGATTAATCGACTTTCTACCCACAATTCAAACAATTTTGATGATGAATGTGGCGTGGTGGAGAATACCTATGAAGAACTTAATTTTGAACCTGGAGAATCGGTTTATTTTAGAATCTTTTATAGAGATATTCAAACTGACAGTGATACCCATATAGTCGTTAAAAAACCCGATAATTCTGTGTTGTATGATTATGTGTTTACATCGCCTTGGCCTTTTTACACAGGTGCCTATGCCCAATGGGAATACCCAGTGGATGGCAGCTGGCCAGATGGAGTCTATACAATTACTGCTGAATTTGGAGGAAAAACCTATGAAACTATCTTTGGCGTAAATACAAATTTAGGTGTTGAAGAATTGGAACCTTCAAATATTTCAATTTATCCAAACCCTACAACTAATAAGTTGAATATTAAAGCCGATTCAAAAATTGAAAGTATTATTCTTTATGATCTCTTGGGAAGAAAAGTAGTGGAAAGCATTCCTTTAGCTGAAAATACCGAACTGAATATAACTTCTTTAAAAACCGGAATGTACGTAGCCGTAATTACTACTGAAGGGAAAAGAACTATAAGAAAAATTGTAAAGGAATAATTTTTTAATAAAATGACAAAAATATTCATATAGCTTGAAAGCAAAAAAGAGGCTGATTGATTTCAGCCTCTTTTCATTTAAAATATGCGTATAGCTTACGCCAAAGAAACTCTCTTAAAGCCTACAATTTCTACATCGCCATACGTTTTTACGTACTCTGCAACGCTCTTTTTGTCGTCTTTAATAAAGTTTTGGTCAAGCAACGCTTTTTCGTGGTCAAGCGT
The Aequorivita iocasae genome window above contains:
- a CDS encoding DUF5686 family protein, whose protein sequence is MRKLLFPVFFSIAIFAFAQEPAIKTDKDTIAGVEDKKDHPLSSGYYPVGFFDIDLKTLIKLNNYEGLRLGIGGLTNDKLFKNYKLGGYYAYGFKDKTSKYGVGVSARVNKEKKAWVSVYYADDVKEIGTFDYLTDARVYSIFEPRLVNITQFYKYRKWFTSIASELSPKILAEVRLELSNVENIENYYYINDGVPYRDYQLAEATVSVRISPKTNFFTNEDGTKEYFDGFPKISAQITQGVKGVVESDFNYTKFGLKLDYYIKRTDLSSTNILLEGSLATGDVPLTHLFHSYPNQPTKDEVLQRFSVAGVQSFETMYFGEFFSDRLTTLQVKHSLRRFKLTEKWKPELVLITRHALGDMSNRDQHFGIPFDTLDQLYNETGFEINKILFGFGLSAAYRYGYYNLPKFSDNISFKFTFYLKV
- the pyrH gene encoding UMP kinase is translated as MQYKRILLKLSGEALMGEQQYGIDAVRLKEYAHEIKQITDKGVEVAIVIGGGNIFRGLAGASSGMDRVQGDHMGMLATVINGLALQSALENEDVPTRLQSAININEVAEPFIRRKAIRHLEKGRVVIFGGGTGNPYFTTDSAAVLRAIEIGADVILKGTRVDGIYTSDPEKDKQATKFDFISFEDVLQKGLKVMDTTAFTLSQENELPIIVFDMNTKGNLLKVVSGEKIGTKVNL
- a CDS encoding T9SS type A sorting domain-containing protein, yielding MKAILLYFFLGATTLMISQNTGKLLPPSSPSFHPANIQKTECITDSQRQELREKIAMNKQLILQKNPNAFHRSSASPLFILPIRPKAGFDDYGYHIVNNQVDHDPTPNGNLLDYECGERTYDWSNGNHEGTDYVLWPYPWKRMQEEIMEVIAAAPGIIIDKRDGNFDLNCENNGNPNWNGIIIEHSDGSQAWYWHFKDGAITSKNIGDTVAEGEYLGAAGSSGSSTIPHLHFEIYDANNNLIDPYEGPCNNMNAESWFVNQPDYYVPEINRLSTHNSNNFDDECGVVENTYEELNFEPGESVYFRIFYRDIQTDSDTHIVVKKPDNSVLYDYVFTSPWPFYTGAYAQWEYPVDGSWPDGVYTITAEFGGKTYETIFGVNTNLGVEELEPSNISIYPNPTTNKLNIKADSKIESIILYDLLGRKVVESIPLAENTELNITSLKTGMYVAVITTEGKRTIRKIVKE
- the asnS gene encoding asparagine--tRNA ligase yields the protein MQYKTIVELLNSDPTHHEVMVRGWVRSFRSNRFIALNDGSTIKTLQCVVDFENFDEELLKKVTVGAAIEVKGALVESQGQGQTVEIQVSKLTVLGEANPEDVKLTILSPKRHSLETLREQAHLRIRTNTFGAVMRMRSKLAFAVHEYFQKNSFYYMHSPVITGSDAEGAGEMFRVSTLDAKNPPLDENGNVNYKEDFFEKEANLTVSGQLEAETYAMALGKVYTFGPTFRAENSNTSRHLAEFWMIEPEVAFNDLDANMDLAEDFIKYVINYALENCADDLEFLENRLLEEEKNKPQDERSEMKLREKLRFILENNFKRVSYTEAIDILKRSKPNQKKKFKYIIDEWGADLQSEHERFLVEKHFKSPVILFDYPANIKSFYMRLNDDGKTVRAMDVLFPGIGEIVGGSQREERYDVLLEKMKAMNIDEKELYWYLDLRKFGTAVHSGFGLGFERLVQFTTGMGNIRDVIPYPRTPGNAEF
- a CDS encoding efflux RND transporter permease subunit, whose translation is MNKLFSIGFWSWVARFILRNRTGILIVIAGITVLLALQWKNMRFTYTEANLLPDDHPINLEYDQFLSHFGEEGNLIVMGVKDSTIFTPKKFKAWNQLSKDIGKYNEVELTLSIGNLQKLEKKTDTTGFELVPFIKDSIFTDENLAEYKDELFNKLPFYDGLIYSPDKQSIRSAIYMKKDIVNTPARKDFVIHDLIPLIKKFEKETGVTVYTSGMPYIRTLNSQSIIDEIGLFIGAALFVTSLIFFFFFRSWRATFISMCTVIIGVMWAFGFLGLMHYEITVLTALIPPLIIVIGIPNCIFLINKYQQEIKLHGNQAKSLQRVIAKVGNATLMTNLTTASGFATFILVKSELLSEFGIVASINIVAIFLLSLLIIPIIYSYMSVPKDKHLKHLNKTWINGFVNWIERMVKERRITIYILAVLLLCGSIIGIYNIKISGSLIEDMPKNTGFFDDIRFFEKEYEGIMPLEIMVDTKKKKGVMSLSTLKRIDELQEHIKEIPEFAKPLSVVELVKYSKQAYYNGNPEYYQLPNSQEKTFILSYAKSSNTDTNLLNSYVDSTGQFARITTFMKDTEPDRFGRIEEDLHKEIDKVFPSERYNVSVTGKALVFQKGTRYLVNNLILSLSLAILLIAIFMAWMFRSFKMILISLIPNLLPLIITAGVMGFVGVPIKPSTILVFSIAFGISVDDTIHFLAKYRQELIANNWKIKKSVFAALRETAVSMFYTSIVLFFGFSVFTISSFGGTVALGALVSITLLFAMLSNLLLLPTLLLSLERSIANKETMKKPAIEILTDEEE
- the frr gene encoding ribosome recycling factor yields the protein MEDEIDIIIEGTKEAMGKALKHLEKELVNIRAGKASPSMVGSVMVDYYGSPTPLSQVANVSTPDGMTISIQPWEKQMIPEIERGIHLANIGFNPMNNGESVIINVPPLTEERRRELAKQAKAAAEEAKIGVRNDRKVANQDIKGLDISEDLKKSLEDDIQEMTDAHIKKIDEILAKKEKEIMTV